One window from the genome of Desulforamulus ruminis DSM 2154 encodes:
- a CDS encoding arsenate reductase family protein: MEWVLFDYPGUSTVKKAKDWLKQRNIPFKTRHIVHEAPSRDEVRELHQKSGLPLKRFFNSSGIKYKELGLKDKIPLLTDEELYELLASNGMLIKRPIITDGQRVLVGFKEKEWQEVFGGQS; this comes from the coding sequence ATGGAATGGGTCTTATTTGATTATCCCGGGTGAAGCACGGTGAAAAAGGCCAAGGATTGGCTTAAACAAAGGAATATTCCCTTTAAGACCAGGCATATTGTCCATGAGGCGCCGAGCAGGGATGAAGTTAGAGAACTGCATCAAAAAAGCGGCTTGCCTTTAAAAAGGTTTTTTAATAGCAGCGGGATCAAATATAAAGAACTGGGTTTAAAAGATAAAATTCCTCTTTTAACCGACGAAGAACTTTATGAATTACTAGCTTCCAACGGGATGTTGATTAAACGGCCCATTATAACCGACGGTCAGAGAGTATTGGTGGGATTTAAGGAAAAGGAATGGCAGGAGGTCTTCGGCGGCCAGAGCTAG